The following proteins are encoded in a genomic region of Streptomyces collinus Tu 365:
- a CDS encoding phage holin family protein — MDRSDHLEHLDKHLVEELAQVARETVRDELREQSRKQRRTAVLYAASGAVALYAGGALALALGLGLAVGLPGWAAALITAAILGVLAQLLRGAAHPKHPHGAGPGAGGAGTVPAGGLGTRYPPMPSEAPSPPRPGVDPEGPHHRA, encoded by the coding sequence ATGGACCGTTCGGATCACCTGGAACATCTGGACAAGCACCTCGTCGAAGAACTGGCACAGGTGGCACGCGAGACGGTGCGCGACGAACTGCGCGAGCAGAGCCGCAAGCAGCGCCGCACGGCCGTGCTCTACGCCGCCTCGGGTGCCGTCGCCCTGTACGCGGGCGGTGCCCTCGCCCTCGCCCTGGGCCTGGGTCTCGCGGTGGGCCTGCCCGGCTGGGCGGCCGCCCTGATCACCGCGGCGATCCTCGGCGTGCTCGCCCAGCTGCTGCGCGGCGCCGCCCACCCGAAGCACCCGCACGGCGCGGGCCCGGGTGCCGGCGGCGCGGGGACCGTACCGGCCGGCGGACTCGGCACGCGGTACCCGCCCATGCCGTCCGAGGCCCCCTCGCCGCCCCGCCCCGGCGTCGACCCCGAGGGCCCGCACCACCGGGCCTGA
- a CDS encoding DUF5107 domain-containing protein — protein MVKVTRIRREVLTLPAARLGPDNPLPPLSPLDEVHRIDDRERDDMPRDMARQLGLDPLHSLLPERVRDGYGRTREPMSLDALVIENDRLRATVLPGLGGRVASLVHLPTGRELLYRNPVFQPAGFALNGAWYSGGIEWNIGATGHTALSCAPLHAALVPAPDGGQMLRLWEWERLRDLPFQVDLWLPDGSDFLFVGVRVRNPHERPVPTYWWSNTAVPEDVRVLAPAEEAWHFGYERRLRRVPVPAHDGIDRTYPLDSPHPADWFYEVPDGRRRWIAAPAADGRGLVQTSTDVLRGRKLFVWGHGPGGRRWQDWLTEPGTGGYCEVQAGLARTQLEHVRLEPESEVSWLEAYGPLDTPREGEWSEVVRTAEERLAAVLPRRRVEEAYAAWKPYADTEPGERLATGSGWGALEVLRADWKLPGTPFPESTLGEDQAPWAELLRTGCLPEPRRVRPPHPTLVAPHWRDMLETAPATPHTEYHLGVAQWHAGDRAQAVRSWERALPLAPSQWPLLRCLGVADQESGHLERAADRYAEAFEDLCRERRDDGETWTAAVAALGRETLQALLRARRTADARAVWERLLPAVRRRGRFRLLEAELLLAEGRRAEALAVLGPDLEVADLREGEDVLGRLWARLTDEPLPARHDFRMRPDTP, from the coding sequence ATGGTCAAGGTGACGAGGATCCGACGTGAGGTACTGACCCTGCCCGCTGCCCGGTTGGGCCCCGACAACCCCCTGCCGCCGCTGAGCCCCCTCGACGAGGTCCACCGCATCGACGACCGGGAACGGGACGACATGCCCCGGGACATGGCCCGGCAGCTCGGCCTCGACCCCCTGCACAGCCTGCTGCCCGAACGCGTCCGCGACGGGTACGGCAGAACCCGCGAACCGATGTCCCTGGACGCGCTGGTGATCGAGAACGACCGGCTGCGCGCCACCGTCCTGCCCGGCCTGGGCGGCCGCGTCGCCTCCCTCGTCCACCTGCCCACCGGCCGCGAACTCCTCTACCGCAACCCGGTGTTCCAGCCCGCCGGCTTCGCCCTCAACGGCGCCTGGTACTCCGGCGGCATCGAGTGGAACATCGGTGCCACCGGCCACACCGCCCTCTCCTGCGCCCCCCTGCACGCCGCCTTGGTGCCCGCCCCCGACGGCGGGCAGATGCTGCGCCTGTGGGAGTGGGAGCGGCTGCGCGACCTGCCGTTCCAGGTCGACCTGTGGCTCCCGGACGGCTCCGACTTCCTCTTCGTCGGCGTCCGCGTCCGCAACCCGCACGAGCGCCCGGTCCCCACCTACTGGTGGTCCAACACCGCCGTCCCCGAGGACGTACGCGTCCTCGCCCCGGCCGAGGAGGCCTGGCACTTCGGCTACGAGCGCCGGCTGCGCCGGGTGCCCGTCCCCGCCCACGACGGCATCGACCGCACCTACCCGCTCGACAGCCCCCATCCCGCCGACTGGTTCTACGAGGTACCCGACGGCCGGCGCCGCTGGATCGCCGCGCCGGCCGCGGACGGCCGCGGCCTGGTGCAGACCTCCACCGACGTGCTGCGCGGCCGCAAGCTGTTCGTGTGGGGCCACGGACCGGGCGGCCGGCGCTGGCAGGACTGGCTCACCGAACCCGGCACCGGCGGCTACTGCGAGGTCCAGGCCGGACTCGCCCGCACCCAGCTCGAACACGTCCGCCTGGAACCGGAGAGCGAGGTGTCCTGGCTGGAGGCGTACGGCCCGCTCGACACACCCCGCGAGGGGGAGTGGAGCGAGGTCGTGCGGACGGCGGAGGAGCGGCTGGCCGCCGTGCTGCCGCGCCGGCGCGTGGAGGAGGCGTACGCGGCCTGGAAGCCGTACGCCGACACCGAACCCGGCGAGCGCCTGGCCACCGGCTCCGGCTGGGGCGCGCTGGAAGTGCTGCGCGCCGACTGGAAACTGCCCGGCACCCCGTTCCCCGAGTCCACGCTCGGCGAGGACCAGGCGCCCTGGGCCGAACTGCTGCGCACCGGCTGTCTGCCCGAACCGCGCCGGGTCCGCCCGCCGCACCCGACCCTGGTCGCCCCGCACTGGCGGGACATGCTGGAGACCGCCCCCGCCACCCCGCACACCGAGTACCACCTCGGCGTCGCCCAGTGGCACGCGGGCGACCGCGCCCAGGCCGTCCGCAGCTGGGAACGCGCCCTCCCGCTCGCCCCCTCGCAGTGGCCGCTGCTGCGCTGCCTCGGCGTCGCCGACCAGGAGTCGGGCCACCTGGAACGCGCCGCCGACCGGTACGCGGAAGCCTTCGAGGACCTGTGCCGCGAACGGCGGGACGACGGCGAGACCTGGACGGCCGCCGTGGCCGCGCTCGGCCGCGAGACCCTCCAGGCGCTGCTGCGCGCTCGCCGCACGGCGGACGCCCGCGCCGTGTGGGAGCGGCTGCTGCCCGCCGTCCGCCGGCGCGGCCGGTTCCGGCTGCTGGAGGCCGAACTGCTGCTCGCCGAGGGCCGCCGGGCCGAGGCCCTCGCCGTCCTCGGGCCGGACCTGGAGGTGGCGGACCTGCGCGAGGGGGAGGACGTGCTCGGCCGGCTGTGGGCCCGGCTCACCGACGAGCCGCTGCCCGCCCGGCACGACTTCCGGATGCGACCGGACACGCCCTGA
- the paaE gene encoding 1,2-phenylacetyl-CoA epoxidase subunit PaaE — protein MEDLLAPADAAPAPVRRTRRRPAFHTLRVAAVQRLCEDAVAVSFDVPAELAEEFAFEPGQSLTLRRRVDGRDERRSYSICSPAGTRPRIGVRVVPGGLFSSWLVDEVAPGDTVEVMGPVGAFTPDLTVPGHHVLIAAGSGITPMVSIAESVLAADPASRVTLFYGNRRTDSVMFADELADLKDLYPARFQLAHVLSREPREADLLSGRLDGERLAALVDGLVDVPTADHWWLCGPHGMVLDAQRVLSGLGVPADRIHQELFFAGEEPVAPVRHAEPRADGPVSEVTLVLDGRSTTSPLSREATILDSAARVRPDLPFACKGGVCGTCRAHITEGKADMRRNYALEPAEVDAGYVLTCQSYPVSDTLTVDFDS, from the coding sequence ATGGAGGACCTGTTGGCGCCCGCCGACGCGGCCCCCGCCCCGGTGCGCCGCACCCGCCGCCGCCCGGCCTTCCACACCCTGCGGGTGGCGGCCGTACAGCGGCTGTGCGAGGACGCGGTCGCGGTGAGCTTCGACGTACCCGCCGAACTGGCCGAGGAGTTCGCCTTCGAACCCGGCCAGTCGCTCACCCTGCGCCGCCGGGTGGACGGCCGCGACGAGCGCCGCTCCTACTCGATCTGCTCCCCGGCCGGCACCCGGCCCCGGATCGGCGTACGGGTGGTCCCCGGCGGCCTGTTCTCCTCCTGGCTGGTCGACGAGGTCGCCCCGGGCGACACCGTCGAGGTGATGGGCCCCGTCGGCGCCTTCACCCCCGACCTGACCGTGCCCGGCCACCACGTGCTGATCGCCGCCGGCTCGGGCATCACCCCGATGGTCTCCATCGCCGAGTCCGTCCTCGCCGCCGACCCGGCCTCCCGGGTCACCCTCTTCTACGGCAACCGCCGCACCGACTCGGTGATGTTCGCCGACGAACTCGCCGACCTCAAGGACCTGTACCCGGCCCGCTTCCAGCTCGCGCACGTCCTGTCCCGGGAACCGCGCGAGGCCGATCTGCTCAGCGGCCGCCTGGACGGCGAACGGCTGGCCGCGCTCGTCGACGGCCTGGTCGACGTCCCCACCGCCGACCACTGGTGGCTGTGCGGCCCGCACGGCATGGTCCTCGACGCCCAGCGGGTGCTGTCCGGGCTCGGCGTCCCCGCCGACCGGATCCACCAGGAACTCTTCTTCGCCGGCGAGGAACCCGTCGCCCCCGTCCGGCACGCCGAGCCCCGCGCGGACGGCCCGGTCAGCGAGGTCACCCTCGTCCTGGACGGCCGTTCCACCACCTCCCCGCTCTCCCGCGAGGCCACGATCCTGGACTCCGCCGCCCGGGTCCGCCCCGACCTGCCCTTCGCCTGCAAGGGCGGCGTCTGCGGCACCTGCCGCGCCCACATCACCGAGGGCAAGGCCGACATGCGCCGCAACTACGCCCTCGAACCCGCCGAGGTCGACGCGGGCTACGTGCTGACCTGCCAGTCCTACCCCGTCTCCGACACCCTCACCGTCGACTTCGACAGCTGA
- a CDS encoding VOC family protein has protein sequence MEILGASLRICVDDLDTAIPFYERLTGGTAQRFERGGVQVAAIGSFLLMSGPEAELEVLRKVAATIAVKDVAEAHRLLTALGARIIAGPVPTPAGRNLLAMHPDGSVFEYVDQSG, from the coding sequence ATGGAGATTCTGGGCGCCTCGCTGCGCATCTGCGTCGATGACCTCGACACCGCGATCCCCTTCTACGAACGTCTTACGGGCGGCACGGCACAGCGCTTCGAGCGCGGCGGCGTCCAGGTCGCCGCGATCGGCTCCTTCCTGCTGATGAGCGGGCCCGAGGCGGAGCTGGAGGTGCTGCGCAAGGTGGCGGCCACGATCGCGGTGAAGGACGTGGCCGAGGCGCACCGGCTGCTGACGGCTCTGGGCGCCCGGATCATCGCGGGGCCGGTGCCGACCCCGGCGGGCCGGAACCTGCTCGCGATGCATCCGGACGGTTCGGTCTTCGAGTACGTCGACCAGTCCGGCTGA
- a CDS encoding GNAT family N-acetyltransferase, translating to MPNPASRYLAEGPRVAIRPFTPQDGPEFTARARQSKDLHRPWLFPPDSEEGYAGYAAALVEDPARAGFLVCEKDTGAIAGFININNIVRGGFRSGALGYGAFAHAAGRGLMREGLDLVIDHAFGPLGLHRLEINAQPGNTASIGLARGAGFRLEGFSPDMIYIDGAWRDHERWALTAEMRPAD from the coding sequence ATGCCGAACCCCGCATCTCGCTACCTCGCCGAGGGCCCGCGCGTGGCCATCCGTCCCTTCACCCCGCAGGACGGGCCCGAGTTCACGGCCCGGGCCCGGCAGAGCAAGGACCTGCACCGGCCGTGGCTGTTCCCGCCGGACTCCGAGGAGGGCTACGCGGGCTACGCCGCGGCGCTCGTCGAGGACCCGGCCAGGGCCGGCTTCCTGGTGTGCGAGAAGGACACCGGGGCCATCGCCGGGTTCATCAACATCAACAACATCGTCCGGGGCGGTTTCCGGTCCGGTGCCCTCGGCTACGGCGCCTTCGCGCACGCGGCGGGCCGCGGCCTCATGCGCGAGGGCCTGGACCTGGTGATCGACCACGCCTTCGGGCCGCTCGGGCTGCACCGGCTGGAGATCAACGCGCAGCCCGGCAACACCGCGTCCATCGGGCTCGCGCGCGGCGCCGGCTTCCGTCTGGAGGGCTTCTCGCCCGACATGATTTACATCGACGGGGCCTGGCGCGACCACGAGCGCTGGGCGCTGACGGCGGAGATGCGGCCCGCGGACTGA
- the paaC gene encoding 1,2-phenylacetyl-CoA epoxidase subunit PaaC has protein sequence MSDDHVYLSLAEGHDDSDARWAFGTGFEDPLHGVSTAVPEGVDRAELAATCLALGDDALVTAQRLAEWTTRAPELEEEVALANLGLDLLGQARLLYARCGQVDGTGRDEDAYAYFRDADDFRNVTLAELPNGDFAFSMARLLLLASWRLAHFERLAGSADPVLAAVAAKGVKELTYHRQYAAEWVVRLGDGTEESHRRMQAGLDEVVPHLRELTAAHDAGEPVLAVLRQVADAAGLTLPGLPAEPAGSGRAGAHTAHLAPLLAELQSVARAHPEATW, from the coding sequence ATGAGTGACGACCACGTCTACCTGTCCCTGGCCGAGGGACACGACGACAGCGACGCCCGCTGGGCCTTCGGCACCGGCTTCGAGGACCCGCTGCACGGCGTGAGCACCGCCGTCCCCGAGGGCGTCGACCGGGCCGAACTGGCCGCCACCTGCCTCGCGCTCGGTGACGACGCCCTCGTCACCGCCCAGCGGCTGGCCGAGTGGACCACCCGCGCCCCGGAGCTGGAGGAGGAGGTCGCCCTGGCCAACCTGGGCCTCGACCTGCTCGGCCAGGCCCGGCTGCTGTACGCCCGCTGCGGCCAGGTCGACGGCACCGGACGCGACGAGGACGCCTACGCCTACTTCCGCGACGCGGACGACTTCCGCAACGTCACCCTCGCCGAGCTGCCCAACGGGGACTTCGCGTTCTCCATGGCCCGGCTGCTGCTCCTCGCCAGCTGGCGGCTGGCCCACTTCGAGCGGCTGGCCGGCTCCGCCGACCCGGTGCTCGCCGCCGTCGCCGCCAAGGGCGTCAAGGAGCTGACCTACCACCGGCAGTACGCCGCCGAGTGGGTCGTCCGGCTCGGCGACGGCACCGAGGAGTCCCACCGGCGCATGCAGGCCGGCCTCGACGAGGTCGTCCCGCACCTGCGCGAGCTGACCGCGGCGCACGACGCCGGGGAGCCGGTCCTCGCCGTGCTGCGGCAGGTCGCCGACGCGGCCGGCCTCACCCTGCCCGGCCTGCCGGCCGAGCCGGCCGGTTCCGGCCGCGCGGGCGCCCACACCGCCCACCTCGCCCCGCTGCTCGCGGAACTCCAGAGCGTGGCCCGCGCCCACCCGGAGGCGACATGGTGA
- the paaA gene encoding 1,2-phenylacetyl-CoA epoxidase subunit PaaA produces MTARQAGHVSADDAPPGLQERFDDTIARDQRIEPRDWMPDGYRRTLIRQIAQHAHSEIIGMQPEGEWITRAPSLRRKAILFAKVQDEAGHGLYLYSAAETLGADRADLTERLIEGRQKYSSIFNYPTASFADVGVIGWFVDGAAICNQVPLCRSSYGPYARAMVRICKEESFHQRQGYELLMTMMRGTDAQRAMVQGAVDRWWWPSLMMFGPPDDASPNSAQSMAWKIKRHSNDELRRRFVDMTVPQAEKLGVTLPDPELRWNEESGRYDFGTPDWSELKRVISGDGPCNDERVARRRTAHEDGAWVREAAAAHAAKQAARTTAGTDTGADTRTKKGAAA; encoded by the coding sequence ATGACTGCACGGCAGGCCGGGCACGTCTCGGCGGACGACGCGCCGCCCGGACTCCAGGAGCGCTTCGACGACACGATCGCGCGCGACCAGCGGATCGAACCGCGCGACTGGATGCCGGACGGTTACCGCAGGACGCTGATCCGCCAGATCGCCCAGCACGCGCACTCCGAGATCATCGGCATGCAGCCGGAGGGCGAGTGGATCACCCGCGCGCCGTCGCTGCGCCGCAAGGCCATCCTGTTCGCCAAGGTCCAGGACGAGGCCGGCCACGGTCTCTACCTGTACTCGGCCGCCGAGACCCTCGGCGCCGACCGCGCCGACCTGACCGAGCGGCTGATCGAGGGCCGCCAGAAGTACTCCTCGATCTTCAACTACCCGACCGCGTCCTTCGCCGACGTCGGCGTCATCGGCTGGTTCGTGGACGGCGCCGCCATCTGCAACCAGGTGCCGCTGTGCCGCAGCAGCTACGGGCCCTACGCCCGGGCCATGGTCCGCATCTGCAAGGAGGAGTCCTTCCACCAGCGGCAGGGCTACGAACTGCTGATGACCATGATGCGCGGCACCGATGCCCAGCGCGCCATGGTCCAAGGCGCCGTGGACCGCTGGTGGTGGCCGTCGCTGATGATGTTCGGCCCGCCCGACGACGCCTCGCCCAACTCGGCGCAGTCCATGGCCTGGAAGATCAAGCGGCACAGCAACGACGAACTGCGCCGGCGCTTCGTCGACATGACCGTGCCCCAGGCCGAGAAGCTCGGCGTCACCCTGCCCGACCCCGAGCTGCGCTGGAACGAGGAGAGCGGCCGCTACGACTTCGGCACCCCCGACTGGTCCGAGCTCAAGCGGGTGATCAGCGGCGACGGGCCGTGCAACGACGAGCGGGTGGCCAGGCGCCGCACCGCGCACGAGGACGGCGCCTGGGTGCGCGAGGCGGCCGCGGCACACGCGGCCAAGCAGGCGGCCAGGACCACGGCCGGGACGGACACCGGGGCGGACACCCGGACGAAGAAGGGTGCGGCGGCATGA
- a CDS encoding LLM class F420-dependent oxidoreductase, whose protein sequence is MPEYGYFLSCEEHRPAELVEQARMAEQAGFQALWISDHYHPWNDAQGQSPFVWSVIGALSEAVSLPVETAVTCPTVRIHPAVLAQAAATTAVMTGGRFRLGVGTGEALNEHILGDRWPPLPVRLEMLEEAVQVMRRLFTGEEVSHHGTHYTVENARLYTVPDEPVPIDISGFGPKATALAARVGDGYITMAPEEEMVTRFRKGGGGAKPVSGGTKVCYGTDREECLRTVRRLWSNELLPGEMGQVLPSPRHFEQLADLVTEDMVREKSVCGDDVDEHVAALSAFADAGFDRVYVNQIGSDQRGFFDFYRTKVLPRLTG, encoded by the coding sequence ATGCCCGAGTACGGCTACTTCCTGTCCTGCGAGGAACACCGCCCCGCCGAGCTGGTCGAGCAGGCCCGGATGGCCGAGCAGGCCGGTTTCCAGGCGCTGTGGATCTCCGACCACTACCACCCGTGGAACGACGCGCAGGGCCAGAGCCCGTTCGTCTGGTCGGTGATCGGCGCGCTCTCGGAGGCCGTGTCACTGCCCGTCGAGACGGCCGTGACCTGCCCGACCGTGCGCATCCATCCGGCGGTGCTGGCGCAGGCCGCGGCGACCACCGCGGTGATGACCGGCGGGCGCTTCCGGCTCGGCGTCGGCACCGGCGAGGCGCTGAACGAGCACATCCTCGGCGACCGCTGGCCCCCGCTGCCCGTCCGCCTGGAGATGCTGGAGGAGGCCGTCCAGGTGATGCGGCGGCTGTTCACCGGTGAGGAGGTCAGCCACCACGGCACGCACTACACGGTGGAGAACGCCCGCCTGTACACCGTGCCCGACGAGCCGGTCCCGATCGACATCTCCGGTTTCGGCCCGAAGGCCACGGCGCTGGCCGCCCGGGTGGGCGACGGCTACATCACGATGGCGCCGGAGGAGGAGATGGTCACCCGGTTCCGCAAGGGCGGCGGCGGGGCCAAGCCGGTGAGCGGGGGCACGAAGGTCTGCTACGGCACCGACCGCGAGGAGTGCCTGCGCACGGTGCGGCGGCTGTGGTCCAACGAGCTGCTGCCCGGCGAGATGGGGCAGGTGCTGCCCTCGCCGCGGCACTTCGAGCAGCTCGCGGACCTGGTCACCGAGGACATGGTCCGGGAGAAGTCGGTGTGCGGCGACGACGTGGACGAGCACGTGGCCGCGCTGAGCGCGTTCGCGGACGCGGGGTTCGACCGGGTGTACGTCAACCAGATCGGATCCGACCAGCGCGGCTTCTTCGACTTCTACCGCACGAAGGTGCTGCCGCGGCTCACCGGCTGA
- the paaB gene encoding 1,2-phenylacetyl-CoA epoxidase subunit PaaB: MSETQTKRDGWPLYEVFVRGKRGLNHVHVGSLHAADDRMALTHARDLYTRRNEGVSIWVVRSEHIAASTRDEKDPFFDPSADKVYRHPTFYDIPDDVPHI, translated from the coding sequence ATGAGCGAGACGCAGACGAAGCGGGACGGCTGGCCGCTGTACGAGGTCTTCGTGCGCGGCAAGCGCGGGCTGAACCACGTGCACGTCGGCTCCCTGCACGCCGCCGACGACCGGATGGCCCTCACCCACGCCCGCGACCTGTACACCCGGCGCAACGAGGGCGTCAGCATCTGGGTCGTGCGCTCCGAGCACATCGCCGCCTCCACACGCGACGAGAAGGACCCCTTCTTCGACCCGAGCGCCGACAAGGTCTACCGCCACCCCACCTTCTACGACATCCCCGACGACGTCCCGCACATCTAG
- the paaD gene encoding 1,2-phenylacetyl-CoA epoxidase subunit PaaD — MVTTLTEARRARHLAEQVPDPELPMLTLADLGVLRDVRVTPEGTVVADLTPTYSGCPAMSEMRADVAARLRGAGYQRVEVRTVLDPPWTTDWITPEGRRKLAEHGIAPPGPAPRPAPGPVPLVLSATRRTVPCPRCGATDTEETSRFGATSCKALWRCRACREPFEYVKEI, encoded by the coding sequence ATGGTGACCACCCTCACCGAAGCCCGGCGCGCCCGGCACCTCGCCGAGCAGGTGCCCGACCCCGAACTGCCCATGCTCACCCTCGCCGACCTCGGCGTGCTCAGGGACGTGCGGGTGACCCCCGAGGGCACGGTCGTCGCCGACCTCACCCCCACCTACTCCGGCTGCCCGGCCATGTCCGAGATGCGGGCCGACGTGGCCGCCCGGCTCAGGGGCGCCGGCTACCAGCGCGTCGAGGTGCGCACGGTCCTCGACCCGCCCTGGACCACCGACTGGATCACCCCCGAGGGCCGCCGCAAGCTCGCCGAGCACGGCATCGCACCCCCGGGACCCGCGCCGCGCCCGGCCCCCGGCCCCGTGCCGCTGGTCCTGTCGGCGACCCGCCGCACCGTGCCCTGCCCGCGCTGCGGCGCCACGGACACGGAGGAGACCTCCCGCTTCGGCGCCACCTCCTGCAAGGCGCTGTGGCGCTGCCGCGCCTGCCGCGAACCGTTCGAGTACGTCAAGGAGATCTGA